A window of Drosophila subobscura isolate 14011-0131.10 chromosome E, UCBerk_Dsub_1.0, whole genome shotgun sequence contains these coding sequences:
- the LOC117891819 gene encoding protein 4.1 homolog isoform X2: protein MPAEIKPSAPAEPETPTKSKPKSNSSTFSKAALARVTLLDGSILDVTIDRKAKGRDLVNSICAGLNIIEKDYFGLTYETPTDLRTWLDLEKPVAKFFRTDPWPLSFAVKFYPPEPSQLQEDITRYHLCLQVRNDILEGRLPCTFVTHALLGSYLVQSEMGDYDAKDMPTRAYLKDFKIAPNQTPELEEKVMDLHKTHKGQSPAEAELHYLENAKKLAMYGVDLHPAKDSEGVDIMLGVCASGLLVYRDKLRINRFAWPKILKISYKRHHFYIKIRPGEFEQYESTIGFKLANHRAAKKLWKSCVEHHTFFRLMTPEPDNKSTLFPRFGSKYRYKGRTQYETRATPVDRTAPKFDRTLSGARLTSRSMDALAMAEKEKVARKSSTLDHRGDRADRGNDADAHSRSPIKNKKDKDEEKEAKLREKKLKEKEEKERKEKEKRDLDEKKKAEKAAKAAAAAAAAAAAGSGVNGNDELNDSNKSDKSGRRGVGIFSSGRKSKSGSPSKDGKDKSGKDKDKEVGRLGLVVTSGLGEQEQDEANKNAAKNRGSTTPGVTRPYEYAVGADGNASPTRKSYTPGGFRYDQDPNAKNIGVDGQEQLSPTSQQKKIGLAFNYAPGNESALKETAEKLKAGQLSPRTQDKLNRGQLSPKSRAKLLQDGNLSPTTRAKLQGSAVDAAAFPLSDAQKRSYSPTKGPQGYSSGAPGSYKPIIDPTSDFLESQRYNKEPGYGGLANAGAADAVGAGGAKKPGSPTKTGKGAVAGTGVGAAGGAAAGAAAAAAAAKPKKKRVKIMVITSKYDPATKRIDAENGTIEHSTGILDPGTGRIDTKYGVIDPKKGTLEALNTKTGKKELFQGDVDIKTGNLHLVSGVADPTTGRLDDTLGQIVCITPQDNPVVELTVITSRIDPATGKIDTVNGEVERSLGVLNLDTGLLDTKYGEINTRTGELKAIDPKSGKIVVSKNVKVDPGTGQITILGVLDPKTNKIDPNQGRIIEVGQQIDPIVEVTSLAGKFDSKKNIIDAKTAQVETSGGQFDPKAGKIDTKYGQIDLVKHTITFNDPKSGKTVTRDIKIEPATGQIVLKNQINPKNNKPDKDYARIISLRIVQQRVDPATKAPISQVSAAKDKDIIVDPKSNQIWVPTGASDPSTNEQQYISSSVDPKTGYVITIYGYLDPKTNEIKKQTKLDPNTIKIEPTSGKIYTATGEVDKATGEPLYAATQVDPESGDVYTKLARVDPKTGKIVIVRILLISKTDERGRPEEIDPETCEIDPVSGRVLKFFNKTVYVYNMIDPVTGEIVQVDPNDPRFAGARTTVTHTMTLTGEIDPVTGRIKSEYGDIDPNTGDIDPATAVTDPVTGKLILNYAQIDPSHFGKQAQVQTTTETVPITRQQFFDGVKHIGKEALRRDSEGSSEDDMTQQYGSDTVKDIVLSSPSQAGASSKLGKPVSTPTVVKTTTKQVLTKNNDGVTHNVEEEVRNLGTGEVTFSTQEHKADATPTDLSGAYVTATAVTTRTATTHEDLGKNAKTEQLEEKTVATTRTHDPTKQQQRVVTQEVKTTATVTSGDQKSPLYSSSATTTTGPHVESTRVVLGEDTPGYSGHGEIISTQTVSSKTRTVETITYKTERDGIVETRVEQKITIQSDGDPIDHDKALAEAIQEATAMNPDMTVEKIEIQQQTQ from the exons ATGCCAGCGGAAATTAAACCATCCGCGCCCGCTGAGCCGGAAACGCCGACCAAGAGCAAACCTAAGAGCAATTCGTCGACATTCTCGAAGGCCGCTCTAGCCCGCGTTACCCTGCTCGATGGCTCCATTCTAGACGTGACCATTGAT CGGAAGGCCAAGGGTCGCGACTTAGTGAACTCCATATGTGCTGGCCTGAACATTATTGAGAAGGATTACTTTGGTCTGACCTATGAGACGCCCACAGATCTGCGCACCTGGCTGGACTTGGAAAAACCTGTGGCGAAGTTCTTTCGCACAGACCCGTGGCCTCTGTCGTTTGCGGTAAAGTTTTATCCGCCGGAGCCAtcgcagctgcaggaggataTCACGCGCTACCACCTGTGCCTGCAGGTGCGCAACGACATCTTGGAAGGCAGACTGCCATGCACATTTGTAACCCACGCCTTGCTCGGCTCCTACCTGGTCCAGTCCGAGATGGGCGACTATGATGCCAAGGATATGCCCACTCGAGCCTATCTAAAAGACTTCAAAATCGCTCCCAATCAAACGCCTGAGCTCGAGGAGAAAGTTATGGACTTGCACAAGACGCACAA GGGCCAATCGCCTGCCGAGGCTGAGTTGCATTACCTGGAAAATGCCAAGAAGCTGGCTATGTACGGCGTGGACTTGCACCCTGCCAAAGACTCCGAGGGTGTAGACATTATGCTGGGAGTGTGTGCATCCGGTTTGTTGGTCTACCGCGACAA ATTGCGCATCAACCGCTTCGCTTGGCCTAAGATCTTGAAGATCTCGTACAAGCGTCACCACTTCTACATCAAGATAAGACCGGGTGAATTCGAGCAATATGAATCTACCATTGGTTTTAAGCTTGCTAACCATCGGGCCGCTAAAAAGCTATGGAAGTCCTGTGTGGAACATCACACTTTCTTCCGCCTGATGACGCCGGAGCCGGACAATAAGTCGACCCTGTTCCCCAGGTTCGGGTCAAAGTACCGCTATAAGGGACGAACACAATATGAAACCAGAGCTACTCCCGTGGACCGTACGGCGCCCAAGTTTGACCGAACCCTATCAGGGGCTCGCCTTACGTCGCGCAGCATGGACG cGCTCGCCATGGCCGAGAAAGAAAAGGTGGCCCGCAAGAGCAGCACCCTGGACCATCGAGGAGACCGGGCAGATCGTGGAAATGATGCTGACGCTCACAGCCGTAGTCCaataaagaacaaaaaggATAAG GACGAAGAGAAGGAGGCCAAGCTGCGAGAGAAGAAGCTCAAggaaaaggaggagaaggaacgcaaggagaaggagaagagagaTCTGGatgaaaagaaaaaggcagaaaaggctgccaaagcagctgctgccgctgctgctgctgccgctgcaggaTCGGGAGTCAATG gcAATGACGAGCTAAACGACTCCAACAAGTCTGACAAGTCCGGCAGACGT GGCGTTGGCATATTCTCCTCGGGTCGCAAGAGCAAGAGCGGCTCACCATCCAAGGATGGCAAGGACAAGTCCGGAAAGGACAAGGACAAAGAAGTAGGTCGACTTGGTCTTGTTGTTACTTCGGGGCTTGGTGAGCAGGAACAGGATGAGGCTAATAAAAATGCTGCCAAGAATCGGGGCTCAACTACCCCTGGCGTCACACGTCCCTATGAGTATGCTGTGGGTGCAGATGGAAACGCTAGCCCAACACGGAAATCCTACACACCTGGTGGCTTCCGCTACGACCAGGATCCCAATGCCAAGAATATTGGTGTCGATGGCCAAGAGCAGCTTTCGCCGACGTCACAGCAGAAGAAGATTGGCTTGGCGTTCAACTATGCTCCGGGCAACGAGAGCGCCCTGAAAGAAACAGCTGAAAAGCTCAAGGCCGGACAACTGTCACCCCGCACCCAGGACAAGTTGAACCGTGGTCAATTGTCGCCGAAGTCTAGAGCGAAGCTACTTCAAGACGGTAATCTTTCGCCTACGACTAGAGCCAAGCTCCAGGGCAGTGCCGTAGATGCGGCCGCTTTCCCCCTGAGCGATGCCCAGAAGAGATCTTATTCACCAACAAAGGGACCTCAGGGATATTCTTCCGGGGCACCGGGCAGCTATAAGCCCATAATTGATCCAACATCAGATTTTCTAGAGTCCCAGCGCTACAACAAGGAGCCAGGGTACGGAGGCTTGGCGAATGCTGGCGCGGCTGATGCtgttggagctggaggtgcTAAGAAGCCTGGCTCTCCCACAAAAACTGGCAAAGGTGCGGTTGCCGGAACAGGTGTTGgtgcggcaggaggagcagcagctggagcggcagcagcagcagccgctgctaAGCCTAAGAAGAAACGCGTGAAGATAATGGTTATTACCTCAAAGTATGATCCTGCTACAAAACGCATTGATGCCGAAAATGGAACGATTGAACACTCGACAGGGATCCTCGATCCAGGGACTGGTCGTATTGATACCAAATATGGTGTGATTGACCCAAAGAAGGGCACCTTGGAGGCCCTTAATACTAAAACAGGAAAGAAGGAGCTGTTCCAGGGCGATGTGGACATTAAAACGGGTAATCTGCACTTGGTTTCGGGAGTAGCAGATCCAACGACGGGACGCCTAGATGACACGCTTGGCCAGATTGTGTGCATAACCCCACAAGACAATCCAGTGGTGGAGCTAACGGTCATCACTAGCCGAATTGATCCCGCCACTGGCAAGATCGATACCGTTAACGGGGAGGTTGAGCGCTCTCTGGGAGTCCTGAATTTGGATACTGGCCTGCTGGATACCAAGTACGGAGAGATTAATACTCGCACCGGAGAATTAAAGGCCATCGACCCAAAGTCTGGAAAGATCGTGGTGAGCAAGAATGTCAAGGTTGATCCAGGCACTGGCCAGATCACCATTCTGGGTGTCCTCGACCCTAAGACTAACAAGATTGATCCCAACCAAGGCCGAATAATCGAggttggccagcaaattgaCCCCATAGTGGAGGTCACCTCATTGGCTGGAAAATTCGACTCAAAGAAGAACATTATAGATGCCAAGACAGCTCAGGTGGAGACTTCTGGTGGTCAGTTTGACCCAAAGGCTGGCAAGATCGATACGAAGTACGGACAAATCGATCTGGTCAAGCACACCATCACCTTCAACGACCCGAAGTCGGGGAAGACAGTGACGCGTGACATTAAGATCGAGCCTGCCACCGGCCAGATTGTACTAAAGAACCAGATCAACCCCAAGAACAACAAGCCGGACAAGGACTATGCCAGGATAATCTCTCTGAGGATTGTGCAACAACGAGTAGACCCCGCAACCAAGGCGCCCATTTCCCAGGTCAGCGCAGCCAAGGACAAAGACATCATTGTCGATCCCAAGTCGAACCAGATCTGGGTGCCCACGGGTGCCAGCGATCCCAGTACCAACGAGCAGCAATACATTTCCAGCAGCGTCGACCCTAAGACGGGTTACGTCATCACCATCTACGGCTACCTAGACCCCAAGACCAACGAGATTAAGAAACAGACCAAGCTAGACCCCAACACGATCAAAATTGAACCCACTTCTGGAAAGATCTACACCGCCACTGGCGAGGTCGACAAAGCCACGGGTGAACCGCTGTACGCCGCAACGCAGGTGGACCCAGAGTCCGGCGATGTTTACACGAAGCTGGCTCGCGTGGACCCCAAAACCGGGAAGATCGTCATAGTTCGCATTCTGCTCATTTCTAAGACTGATGAGCGCGGTCGCCCAGAGGAGATCGATCCGGAGACCTGTGAGATCGATCCCGTCTCTGGTCGTGTTCTTAAGTTCTTCAACAAAACCGTTTACGTTTATAATATGATTGACCCGGTTACTGGTGAAATTGTGCAGGTCGACCCCAACGATCCCCGCTTCGCTGGAGCCCGCACCACTGTGACCCACACGATGACCCTAACCGGCGAGATTGACCCCGTGACAGGTCGCATAAAGAGCGAATACGGCGACATAGACCCGAACACGGGAGACATCGACCCGGCCACAGCCGTAACAGACCCAGTCACGGGAAAACTGATCCTCAACTACGCCCAGATCGATCCGTCCCACTTTGGCAAGCAGGCGCAAGTGCAGACCACCACAGAAACGGTGCCGATCACCCGGCAGCAGTTCTTCGATGGCGTCAAACATATTGGCAAGGAGGCATTGCGTCGTGACTCCGAGGGCAGCTCTGAGGATGACATGACCCAGCAATATGGCAGCGATACAGTAAAGGACATTGTGCTAAGCAGTCCAAGCCAAGCGGGAGCCAGCTCCAAACTGGGGAAACCAGTGAGCACGCCCACCGTAGTGAAGACGACTACGAAACAGGTGCTGACCAAGAACAACGACGGCGTCACACACAATGTCGAGGAGGAGGTTCGAAATCTGGGAACGGGTGAAGTGACATTCTCAACACAGGAACACAAG GCTGATGCAACACCAACCGATCTGAGCGGCGCTTATGTCACGGCCACCGCTGTCACCACCCGCACAGCTACCACGCATGAAGATCTGGGTAAGAATGCCAAGACCGAGCAGTTGGAGGAGAAGACAGTAGCTACCACCCGCACGCACGACCCCaccaagcaacagcaacgcgTCGTCACCCAGGAGGTGAAGACGACGGCGACGGTAACTAGCGGAGACCAG AAATCTCCGCTTTACTCGAGCTCCGCGACCACAACCACTGGCCCCCATGTGGAGAGCACCCGTGTGGTGCTTGGCGAGGACACACCCGGATACTCGGGACACGGCGAAATCATCTCTACCCAAACCGTGAGCAGTAAAACCCGCACTGTGGAAACCATTACC TACAAAACCGAACGCGATGGGATTGTTGAGACACGTGTGGAACAGAAGATCACCATTCAGTCCGACGGCGATCCAATCGATCATGACAAAGCTTTGGCTGAGGCAATACAA GAAGCGACGGCCATGAATCCGGACATGACAGTCGAGAAGATtgaaattcaacaacaaacacagtAG
- the LOC117891819 gene encoding protein 4.1 homolog isoform X1: MPAEIKPSAPAEPETPTKSKPKSNSSTFSKAALARVTLLDGSILDVTIDRKAKGRDLVNSICAGLNIIEKDYFGLTYETPTDLRTWLDLEKPVAKFFRTDPWPLSFAVKFYPPEPSQLQEDITRYHLCLQVRNDILEGRLPCTFVTHALLGSYLVQSEMGDYDAKDMPTRAYLKDFKIAPNQTPELEEKVMDLHKTHKGQSPAEAELHYLENAKKLAMYGVDLHPAKDSEGVDIMLGVCASGLLVYRDKLRINRFAWPKILKISYKRHHFYIKIRPGEFEQYESTIGFKLANHRAAKKLWKSCVEHHTFFRLMTPEPDNKSTLFPRFGSKYRYKGRTQYETRATPVDRTAPKFDRTLSGARLTSRSMDALAMAEKEKVARKSSTLDHRGDRADRGNDADAHSRSPIKNKKDKDEEKEAKLREKKLKEKEEKERKEKEKRDLDEKKKAEKAAKAAAAAAAAAAAGSGVNGNDELNDSNKSDKSGRRGVGIFSSGRKSKSGSPSKDGKDKSGKDKDKEVGRLGLVVTSGLGEQEQDEANKNAAKNRGSTTPGVTRPYEYAVGADGNASPTRKSYTPGGFRYDQDPNAKNIGVDGQEQLSPTSQQKKIGLAFNYAPGNESALKETAEKLKAGQLSPRTQDKLNRGQLSPKSRAKLLQDGNLSPTTRAKLQGSAVDAAAFPLSDAQKRSYSPTKGPQGYSSGAPGSYKPIIDPTSDFLESQRYNKEPGYGGLANAGAADAVGAGGAKKPGSPTKTGKGAVAGTGVGAAGGAAAGAAAAAAAAKPKKKRVKIMVITSKYDPATKRIDAENGTIEHSTGILDPGTGRIDTKYGVIDPKKGTLEALNTKTGKKELFQGDVDIKTGNLHLVSGVADPTTGRLDDTLGQIVCITPQDNPVVELTVITSRIDPATGKIDTVNGEVERSLGVLNLDTGLLDTKYGEINTRTGELKAIDPKSGKIVVSKNVKVDPGTGQITILGVLDPKTNKIDPNQGRIIEVGQQIDPIVEVTSLAGKFDSKKNIIDAKTAQVETSGGQFDPKAGKIDTKYGQIDLVKHTITFNDPKSGKTVTRDIKIEPATGQIVLKNQINPKNNKPDKDYARIISLRIVQQRVDPATKAPISQVSAAKDKDIIVDPKSNQIWVPTGASDPSTNEQQYISSSVDPKTGYVITIYGYLDPKTNEIKKQTKLDPNTIKIEPTSGKIYTATGEVDKATGEPLYAATQVDPESGDVYTKLARVDPKTGKIVIVRILLISKTDERGRPEEIDPETCEIDPVSGRVLKFFNKTVYVYNMIDPVTGEIVQVDPNDPRFAGARTTVTHTMTLTGEIDPVTGRIKSEYGDIDPNTGDIDPATAVTDPVTGKLILNYAQIDPSHFGKQAQVQTTTETVPITRQQFFDGVKHIGKEALRRDSEGSSEDDMTQQYGSDTVKDIVLSSPSQAGASSKLGKPVSTPTVVKTTTKQVLTKNNDGVTHNVEEEVRNLGTGEVTFSTQEHKADATPTDLSGAYVTATAVTTRTATTHEDLGKNAKTEQLEEKTVATTRTHDPTKQQQRVVTQEVKTTATVTSGDQYQRRDSVSSTSSGDSGTPIDGPYDGSSVVRTENQKSPLYSSSATTTTGPHVESTRVVLGEDTPGYSGHGEIISTQTVSSKTRTVETITYKTERDGIVETRVEQKITIQSDGDPIDHDKALAEAIQEATAMNPDMTVEKIEIQQQTQ; this comes from the exons ATGCCAGCGGAAATTAAACCATCCGCGCCCGCTGAGCCGGAAACGCCGACCAAGAGCAAACCTAAGAGCAATTCGTCGACATTCTCGAAGGCCGCTCTAGCCCGCGTTACCCTGCTCGATGGCTCCATTCTAGACGTGACCATTGAT CGGAAGGCCAAGGGTCGCGACTTAGTGAACTCCATATGTGCTGGCCTGAACATTATTGAGAAGGATTACTTTGGTCTGACCTATGAGACGCCCACAGATCTGCGCACCTGGCTGGACTTGGAAAAACCTGTGGCGAAGTTCTTTCGCACAGACCCGTGGCCTCTGTCGTTTGCGGTAAAGTTTTATCCGCCGGAGCCAtcgcagctgcaggaggataTCACGCGCTACCACCTGTGCCTGCAGGTGCGCAACGACATCTTGGAAGGCAGACTGCCATGCACATTTGTAACCCACGCCTTGCTCGGCTCCTACCTGGTCCAGTCCGAGATGGGCGACTATGATGCCAAGGATATGCCCACTCGAGCCTATCTAAAAGACTTCAAAATCGCTCCCAATCAAACGCCTGAGCTCGAGGAGAAAGTTATGGACTTGCACAAGACGCACAA GGGCCAATCGCCTGCCGAGGCTGAGTTGCATTACCTGGAAAATGCCAAGAAGCTGGCTATGTACGGCGTGGACTTGCACCCTGCCAAAGACTCCGAGGGTGTAGACATTATGCTGGGAGTGTGTGCATCCGGTTTGTTGGTCTACCGCGACAA ATTGCGCATCAACCGCTTCGCTTGGCCTAAGATCTTGAAGATCTCGTACAAGCGTCACCACTTCTACATCAAGATAAGACCGGGTGAATTCGAGCAATATGAATCTACCATTGGTTTTAAGCTTGCTAACCATCGGGCCGCTAAAAAGCTATGGAAGTCCTGTGTGGAACATCACACTTTCTTCCGCCTGATGACGCCGGAGCCGGACAATAAGTCGACCCTGTTCCCCAGGTTCGGGTCAAAGTACCGCTATAAGGGACGAACACAATATGAAACCAGAGCTACTCCCGTGGACCGTACGGCGCCCAAGTTTGACCGAACCCTATCAGGGGCTCGCCTTACGTCGCGCAGCATGGACG cGCTCGCCATGGCCGAGAAAGAAAAGGTGGCCCGCAAGAGCAGCACCCTGGACCATCGAGGAGACCGGGCAGATCGTGGAAATGATGCTGACGCTCACAGCCGTAGTCCaataaagaacaaaaaggATAAG GACGAAGAGAAGGAGGCCAAGCTGCGAGAGAAGAAGCTCAAggaaaaggaggagaaggaacgcaaggagaaggagaagagagaTCTGGatgaaaagaaaaaggcagaaaaggctgccaaagcagctgctgccgctgctgctgctgccgctgcaggaTCGGGAGTCAATG gcAATGACGAGCTAAACGACTCCAACAAGTCTGACAAGTCCGGCAGACGT GGCGTTGGCATATTCTCCTCGGGTCGCAAGAGCAAGAGCGGCTCACCATCCAAGGATGGCAAGGACAAGTCCGGAAAGGACAAGGACAAAGAAGTAGGTCGACTTGGTCTTGTTGTTACTTCGGGGCTTGGTGAGCAGGAACAGGATGAGGCTAATAAAAATGCTGCCAAGAATCGGGGCTCAACTACCCCTGGCGTCACACGTCCCTATGAGTATGCTGTGGGTGCAGATGGAAACGCTAGCCCAACACGGAAATCCTACACACCTGGTGGCTTCCGCTACGACCAGGATCCCAATGCCAAGAATATTGGTGTCGATGGCCAAGAGCAGCTTTCGCCGACGTCACAGCAGAAGAAGATTGGCTTGGCGTTCAACTATGCTCCGGGCAACGAGAGCGCCCTGAAAGAAACAGCTGAAAAGCTCAAGGCCGGACAACTGTCACCCCGCACCCAGGACAAGTTGAACCGTGGTCAATTGTCGCCGAAGTCTAGAGCGAAGCTACTTCAAGACGGTAATCTTTCGCCTACGACTAGAGCCAAGCTCCAGGGCAGTGCCGTAGATGCGGCCGCTTTCCCCCTGAGCGATGCCCAGAAGAGATCTTATTCACCAACAAAGGGACCTCAGGGATATTCTTCCGGGGCACCGGGCAGCTATAAGCCCATAATTGATCCAACATCAGATTTTCTAGAGTCCCAGCGCTACAACAAGGAGCCAGGGTACGGAGGCTTGGCGAATGCTGGCGCGGCTGATGCtgttggagctggaggtgcTAAGAAGCCTGGCTCTCCCACAAAAACTGGCAAAGGTGCGGTTGCCGGAACAGGTGTTGgtgcggcaggaggagcagcagctggagcggcagcagcagcagccgctgctaAGCCTAAGAAGAAACGCGTGAAGATAATGGTTATTACCTCAAAGTATGATCCTGCTACAAAACGCATTGATGCCGAAAATGGAACGATTGAACACTCGACAGGGATCCTCGATCCAGGGACTGGTCGTATTGATACCAAATATGGTGTGATTGACCCAAAGAAGGGCACCTTGGAGGCCCTTAATACTAAAACAGGAAAGAAGGAGCTGTTCCAGGGCGATGTGGACATTAAAACGGGTAATCTGCACTTGGTTTCGGGAGTAGCAGATCCAACGACGGGACGCCTAGATGACACGCTTGGCCAGATTGTGTGCATAACCCCACAAGACAATCCAGTGGTGGAGCTAACGGTCATCACTAGCCGAATTGATCCCGCCACTGGCAAGATCGATACCGTTAACGGGGAGGTTGAGCGCTCTCTGGGAGTCCTGAATTTGGATACTGGCCTGCTGGATACCAAGTACGGAGAGATTAATACTCGCACCGGAGAATTAAAGGCCATCGACCCAAAGTCTGGAAAGATCGTGGTGAGCAAGAATGTCAAGGTTGATCCAGGCACTGGCCAGATCACCATTCTGGGTGTCCTCGACCCTAAGACTAACAAGATTGATCCCAACCAAGGCCGAATAATCGAggttggccagcaaattgaCCCCATAGTGGAGGTCACCTCATTGGCTGGAAAATTCGACTCAAAGAAGAACATTATAGATGCCAAGACAGCTCAGGTGGAGACTTCTGGTGGTCAGTTTGACCCAAAGGCTGGCAAGATCGATACGAAGTACGGACAAATCGATCTGGTCAAGCACACCATCACCTTCAACGACCCGAAGTCGGGGAAGACAGTGACGCGTGACATTAAGATCGAGCCTGCCACCGGCCAGATTGTACTAAAGAACCAGATCAACCCCAAGAACAACAAGCCGGACAAGGACTATGCCAGGATAATCTCTCTGAGGATTGTGCAACAACGAGTAGACCCCGCAACCAAGGCGCCCATTTCCCAGGTCAGCGCAGCCAAGGACAAAGACATCATTGTCGATCCCAAGTCGAACCAGATCTGGGTGCCCACGGGTGCCAGCGATCCCAGTACCAACGAGCAGCAATACATTTCCAGCAGCGTCGACCCTAAGACGGGTTACGTCATCACCATCTACGGCTACCTAGACCCCAAGACCAACGAGATTAAGAAACAGACCAAGCTAGACCCCAACACGATCAAAATTGAACCCACTTCTGGAAAGATCTACACCGCCACTGGCGAGGTCGACAAAGCCACGGGTGAACCGCTGTACGCCGCAACGCAGGTGGACCCAGAGTCCGGCGATGTTTACACGAAGCTGGCTCGCGTGGACCCCAAAACCGGGAAGATCGTCATAGTTCGCATTCTGCTCATTTCTAAGACTGATGAGCGCGGTCGCCCAGAGGAGATCGATCCGGAGACCTGTGAGATCGATCCCGTCTCTGGTCGTGTTCTTAAGTTCTTCAACAAAACCGTTTACGTTTATAATATGATTGACCCGGTTACTGGTGAAATTGTGCAGGTCGACCCCAACGATCCCCGCTTCGCTGGAGCCCGCACCACTGTGACCCACACGATGACCCTAACCGGCGAGATTGACCCCGTGACAGGTCGCATAAAGAGCGAATACGGCGACATAGACCCGAACACGGGAGACATCGACCCGGCCACAGCCGTAACAGACCCAGTCACGGGAAAACTGATCCTCAACTACGCCCAGATCGATCCGTCCCACTTTGGCAAGCAGGCGCAAGTGCAGACCACCACAGAAACGGTGCCGATCACCCGGCAGCAGTTCTTCGATGGCGTCAAACATATTGGCAAGGAGGCATTGCGTCGTGACTCCGAGGGCAGCTCTGAGGATGACATGACCCAGCAATATGGCAGCGATACAGTAAAGGACATTGTGCTAAGCAGTCCAAGCCAAGCGGGAGCCAGCTCCAAACTGGGGAAACCAGTGAGCACGCCCACCGTAGTGAAGACGACTACGAAACAGGTGCTGACCAAGAACAACGACGGCGTCACACACAATGTCGAGGAGGAGGTTCGAAATCTGGGAACGGGTGAAGTGACATTCTCAACACAGGAACACAAG GCTGATGCAACACCAACCGATCTGAGCGGCGCTTATGTCACGGCCACCGCTGTCACCACCCGCACAGCTACCACGCATGAAGATCTGGGTAAGAATGCCAAGACCGAGCAGTTGGAGGAGAAGACAGTAGCTACCACCCGCACGCACGACCCCaccaagcaacagcaacgcgTCGTCACCCAGGAGGTGAAGACGACGGCGACGGTAACTAGCGGAGACCAG TATCAGAGACGAGACAGCGTTTCTTCGACCAGCTCGGGCGATTCGGGCACGCCCATCGATGGACCATATGATGGTTCTAGTGTGGTGCGCACAGAAAACCAG AAATCTCCGCTTTACTCGAGCTCCGCGACCACAACCACTGGCCCCCATGTGGAGAGCACCCGTGTGGTGCTTGGCGAGGACACACCCGGATACTCGGGACACGGCGAAATCATCTCTACCCAAACCGTGAGCAGTAAAACCCGCACTGTGGAAACCATTACC TACAAAACCGAACGCGATGGGATTGTTGAGACACGTGTGGAACAGAAGATCACCATTCAGTCCGACGGCGATCCAATCGATCATGACAAAGCTTTGGCTGAGGCAATACAA GAAGCGACGGCCATGAATCCGGACATGACAGTCGAGAAGATtgaaattcaacaacaaacacagtAG